In a genomic window of Hippoglossus stenolepis isolate QCI-W04-F060 chromosome 17, HSTE1.2, whole genome shotgun sequence:
- the atxn1a gene encoding ataxin-1a isoform X2, whose translation MKSNHERSNECLPPKKREIPACTFPSETRSITMPPASDSQRSENMAWLASVAGNESSVGGHRSSSHSDGHHYKSLSSTSDSSTSSSSLRLVSSLPTVYTSPLSQSTVGGTVHYTQLPHNLQFITSPYTAPYAGYISPQLLPPPPPPPPLSLSSSSHSMAAQRPSHTETASAPSQASKHDQHRASSGRTSMPPPSTDPHLHHTHMSTSLRTVPSTHHQGGIHLSPQSLHHHHTLGHGMSQVLVQYMDGSNRNEDGGSRHRELHNGELERGRRFGASPEFSLSKSGNKSRDVNSSLTSYEAHQLVLPSEYSTHDPSGLRTSVMLMHNSHGDHQLVPPRASPEKLTNCSPAHLEKGGIILGKPVNRTSSSSNNTSSFTFPTPLSVDSLKAAVRTLSPQTVIQTTHSATEALSMGLPSSSIYPQAPIIGYIAGGSGSQHTSISYHTSLQQHLLIPGAQPVIIPVSGGGVTTLEPVTSHMTSSTQASFPSALPHTYIAASAPKGETLVTSSGSYHQVASGAVVPAQLHLPIVSAPQGLVAPSAPPPPSNTVAPPSLPPYFIKGSIIQLADGELKRVEDLKTEDFIQSAEISNELKIDSSTVERIEGSHTSPNVAVVQFSVGEHRAQATNTSAGGDGPHATSDPANCHGGGGAYPSAVASVDSSPLFLNTQPRGRRPVC comes from the exons ATGAAGTCCAACCATGAACGCAGTAATGAATGTCTGCCCCCAAAGAAGAGGGAGATCCCCGCATGCACTTTCCCATCTGAAACCCGTTCAATCACCATGCCACCTGCCAGTGACAGTCAGCGCTCAGAGAACATGGCCTGGCTTGCCAGTGTGGCTGGGAATGAGAGCAGCGTGGGTGGGCACCGTAGCTCCAGTCATTCTGATGGGCACCATTATAAATCGCTCTCCTCCACATCAGACTCTTCAACCTCCTCTTCGTCACTGAGGCTGGTCTCATCTCTTCCCACAGTTTATACATCCCCCTTGTCACAATCTACAGTTGGCGGAACTGTCCATTACACCCAACTGCCTCACAATCTGCAGTTCATAACGTCACCTTACACTGCCCCGTACGCAGGCTACATCTCCCCTCAActgctcccacctcctcctccacctccccccctctccttgtCGTCGTCGTCCCACTCTATGGCCGCACAgagaccctcacacacagagacagcctCTGCTCCTTCGCAGGCCTCCAAGCATGACCAGCACAGAGCGTCCAGTGGGCGGACCTCCATGCCACCGCCTTCTACAGACCCCCACCTTCACCATACTCACATGTCCACTTCCCTACGGACTGTCCCGTCAACTCATCACCAAGGAGGCATTCACCTCTCTCCCCAGTCGCTGCACCACCATCATACTTTGGGTCATGGAATGTCCCAGGTTTTGGTGCAGTACATGGACGGATCCAACAGGAACGAGGACGGTGGCTCTAGACACAGAGAGCTTCACAATGGAGAGCTGGAAAGGGGCCGGCGGTTTGGAGCATCCCCTGAGTTCAGCCTCTCCAAGTCGGGGAACAAATCACGGGATGTCAATTCTTCTTTGACCTCTTATGAGGCCCACCAGCTGGTCCTGCCATCTGAATACTCTACCCATGATCCCTCAGGGCTGAGAACCTCTGTTATGCTAATGCACAACAGCCATGGAGACCACCAGCTGGTACCACCCAGAGCCAGCCCTGAGAAGCTGACAAATTGTTCCCCCGCACACTTGGAGAAAGGTGGCATCATCCTGGGCAAGCCAGTCAATCGCACATCATCCTCCTCCAATAACACCTCCTCGTTCACGTTTCCAACACCATTGAGTGTAGACAGTCTGAAAGCTGCTGTACGTACACTCTCCCCCCAGACCGTTATCCAGACCACTCACAGTGCCACAGAGGCACTTTCAATGGGGCTCCCCTCCAGCAGTATCTACCCCCAGGCACCTATCATCGGTTACATCGCAGGGGGCAGCGGAAGCCAGCATACGTCAATCAGCTACCACACCAGCCTACAACAACACTTACTCATTCCTGGTGCCCAACCAGTCATAATCCCTGTTAGTGGAGGTGGAGTCACCACATTGGAACCTGTAACCTCCCACATGACATCATCCACCCAAGCTTCTTTTCCTAGCGCACTCCCACACACGTACATTGCTGCCAGCGCTCCCAAAGGAGAGACTCTTGTAACCTCCAGTGGCTCGTACCACCAGGTCGCTTCAGGTGCAGTGGTCCCAGCCCAGCTTCATCTCCCCATTGTTTCCGCGCCACAAGGTTTGGTcgctccttctgctcctcctcccccgtCCAATACGGTGGCGCCTCCCTCACTCCCCCCATATTTCATCAAGGGCTCCATCATCCAGCTGGCCGACGGGGAGCTGAAGCGCGTGGAGGATCTGAAGACAGAGGACTTCATCCAGAGTGCCGAGATCAGCAATGAACTGAAGATCGACTCGTCCACGGTGGAGCGCATCGAAGGCAGCCACACCTCACCCAACGTAGCTGTGGTTCAGTTCTCTGTTGGTGAGCACCGTGCACAG GCAACAAACACTTCGGCGGGGGGGGACGGGCCGCACGCGACCTCTGACCCTGCCAACTGCCACGGAGGGGGTGGAGCTTATCCTTCAGCTGTGGCCTCAGTTGACTCCTCCCCCCTGTTTCTGAACACGCAGCCCCGCGGCCGGCGACCAGTCTGTTGA
- the gmpr gene encoding GMP reductase 1 has translation MPRVDADLKLDFKDVLFRPKRSSLKSRSEVDLQRTFTFRNSKQTYTGIPIIAANMDTTGTFEMAQVLSKHTLFTVIHKHYSVEEWKNFAATHSECMEHLAASSGSSNADLEKLCAILEAVPTLKYICLDVANGYSEYFVEFVKTVRGKFPKHTIMAGNVVTGEMVEELILSGADIIKVGIGPGSVCTTRIKTGVGYPQLSAVIESADSAHGLKGHIISDGGCSCPGDVAKAFGAGADFVMMGGMLAGHDQCNGEVIEKNGKKFKLFYGMSSDTAMKKYVGGVAEYRASEGRTVEVPYRGDVENTIRDVLGGLRSTCTYVGAAKLKELSRRTTFIRVTQQSSHMFT, from the exons ATGCCTCGAGTGGACGCAGACCTCAAGCTGGACTTCAAGGATGTCCTGTTCAGACCCAAGAGGAGCAGCCTGAAGAGCCGCTCAGAG GTGGACCTTCAGAGGACCTTCACATTCCGCAACTCCAAACAGACGTACACCGGCATCCCCATCATCGCCGCCAACATGGACACCACAGGGACATTTGAGATGGCGCAGGTCCTCAGCAAA cACACCCTCTTCACAGTCATTCACAAACACTACTCCGTAGAAGAATGGAAGAACTTTGCTGCTACTCATTCAGAATGCATGGAG CATTTAGCTGCCAGCTCCGGCAGCAGCAACGCAGACCTGGAGAAGCTGTGTGCCATCTTGGAAGCCGTCCCCACCCTCAAGTACATCTGTCTGGACGTGGCCAACGGCTACTCCGAGTACTTTGTGGAGTTTGTGAAGACGGTCAGAGGGAAGTTCCCCAAACACACCATCATG GCCGGTAACGTGGTAACAGGGGAGATGGTGGAGGAGCTCATCCTCTCCGGGGCTGACATCATCAAAGTGGGCATCGGGCCAG gttcTGTGTGCACGACGAGGATCAAGACCGGAGTGGGTTACCCACAACTCAGTGCTGTCATAGAGTCTGCAGACTCAGCCCATGGACTGAAAGGACACATCATCTCT gatGGAGGCTGCAGTTGCCCCGGTGACGTCGCCAAGGCCTTTG GTGCCGGCGCTGACTTTGTGATGATGGGGGGAATGCTCGCAGGCCACGACCAGTGCAACGGGGAGGTCATCGAGAAGAACGGCAAGAAGTTCAAACTCTTCTACGGCATGAGCTCCGACACGGCCATGAAGAAATACGTGGGCGGGGTCGCTGAGTACAG ggCTTCTGAGGGGAGGACGGTGGAGGTGCCGTACAGGGGAGACGTGGAGAACACCATCCGTGACGTGCTGGGGGGCCTGCGCTCCACCTGCACCTACGTGGGCGCCGCCAAGCTGAAAGAGCTGAGCAGGAGAACCACCTTCATCCGGGTCACACAACAGTCAAGCCACATGTTCACTTAG
- the atxn1a gene encoding ataxin-1a isoform X1, producing MKSNHERSNECLPPKKREIPACTFPSETRSITMPPASDSQRSENMAWLASVAGNESSVGGHRSSSHSDGHHYKSLSSTSDSSTSSSSLRLVSSLPTVYTSPLSQSTVGGTVHYTQLPHNLQFITSPYTAPYAGYISPQLLPPPPPPPPLSLSSSSHSMAAQRPSHTETASAPSQASKHDQHRASSGRTSMPPPSTDPHLHHTHMSTSLRTVPSTHHQGGIHLSPQSLHHHHTLGHGMSQVLVQYMDGSNRNEDGGSRHRELHNGELERGRRFGASPEFSLSKSGNKSRDVNSSLTSYEAHQLVLPSEYSTHDPSGLRTSVMLMHNSHGDHQLVPPRASPEKLTNCSPAHLEKGGIILGKPVNRTSSSSNNTSSFTFPTPLSVDSLKAAVRTLSPQTVIQTTHSATEALSMGLPSSSIYPQAPIIGYIAGGSGSQHTSISYHTSLQQHLLIPGAQPVIIPVSGGGVTTLEPVTSHMTSSTQASFPSALPHTYIAASAPKGETLVTSSGSYHQVASGAVVPAQLHLPIVSAPQGLVAPSAPPPPSNTVAPPSLPPYFIKGSIIQLADGELKRVEDLKTEDFIQSAEISNELKIDSSTVERIEGSHTSPNVAVVQFSVGEHRAQVSVEVLVEYPFFVFGQGWSSCCPDRTTQLLELPCTKLSVGDVCISLTLKNLRNGSLKKTQPLELATPACVPASSHGHLKPPRAVYDTPQIFRHNERENGISQRGSGNGSGGGGPNVENGDGMFGERCAVSKGQAASIPKTGRKRRWSAPEGRKVEKTEEEPPLTLPKPSFIPHEVKISIEGRSNIGK from the exons ATGAAGTCCAACCATGAACGCAGTAATGAATGTCTGCCCCCAAAGAAGAGGGAGATCCCCGCATGCACTTTCCCATCTGAAACCCGTTCAATCACCATGCCACCTGCCAGTGACAGTCAGCGCTCAGAGAACATGGCCTGGCTTGCCAGTGTGGCTGGGAATGAGAGCAGCGTGGGTGGGCACCGTAGCTCCAGTCATTCTGATGGGCACCATTATAAATCGCTCTCCTCCACATCAGACTCTTCAACCTCCTCTTCGTCACTGAGGCTGGTCTCATCTCTTCCCACAGTTTATACATCCCCCTTGTCACAATCTACAGTTGGCGGAACTGTCCATTACACCCAACTGCCTCACAATCTGCAGTTCATAACGTCACCTTACACTGCCCCGTACGCAGGCTACATCTCCCCTCAActgctcccacctcctcctccacctccccccctctccttgtCGTCGTCGTCCCACTCTATGGCCGCACAgagaccctcacacacagagacagcctCTGCTCCTTCGCAGGCCTCCAAGCATGACCAGCACAGAGCGTCCAGTGGGCGGACCTCCATGCCACCGCCTTCTACAGACCCCCACCTTCACCATACTCACATGTCCACTTCCCTACGGACTGTCCCGTCAACTCATCACCAAGGAGGCATTCACCTCTCTCCCCAGTCGCTGCACCACCATCATACTTTGGGTCATGGAATGTCCCAGGTTTTGGTGCAGTACATGGACGGATCCAACAGGAACGAGGACGGTGGCTCTAGACACAGAGAGCTTCACAATGGAGAGCTGGAAAGGGGCCGGCGGTTTGGAGCATCCCCTGAGTTCAGCCTCTCCAAGTCGGGGAACAAATCACGGGATGTCAATTCTTCTTTGACCTCTTATGAGGCCCACCAGCTGGTCCTGCCATCTGAATACTCTACCCATGATCCCTCAGGGCTGAGAACCTCTGTTATGCTAATGCACAACAGCCATGGAGACCACCAGCTGGTACCACCCAGAGCCAGCCCTGAGAAGCTGACAAATTGTTCCCCCGCACACTTGGAGAAAGGTGGCATCATCCTGGGCAAGCCAGTCAATCGCACATCATCCTCCTCCAATAACACCTCCTCGTTCACGTTTCCAACACCATTGAGTGTAGACAGTCTGAAAGCTGCTGTACGTACACTCTCCCCCCAGACCGTTATCCAGACCACTCACAGTGCCACAGAGGCACTTTCAATGGGGCTCCCCTCCAGCAGTATCTACCCCCAGGCACCTATCATCGGTTACATCGCAGGGGGCAGCGGAAGCCAGCATACGTCAATCAGCTACCACACCAGCCTACAACAACACTTACTCATTCCTGGTGCCCAACCAGTCATAATCCCTGTTAGTGGAGGTGGAGTCACCACATTGGAACCTGTAACCTCCCACATGACATCATCCACCCAAGCTTCTTTTCCTAGCGCACTCCCACACACGTACATTGCTGCCAGCGCTCCCAAAGGAGAGACTCTTGTAACCTCCAGTGGCTCGTACCACCAGGTCGCTTCAGGTGCAGTGGTCCCAGCCCAGCTTCATCTCCCCATTGTTTCCGCGCCACAAGGTTTGGTcgctccttctgctcctcctcccccgtCCAATACGGTGGCGCCTCCCTCACTCCCCCCATATTTCATCAAGGGCTCCATCATCCAGCTGGCCGACGGGGAGCTGAAGCGCGTGGAGGATCTGAAGACAGAGGACTTCATCCAGAGTGCCGAGATCAGCAATGAACTGAAGATCGACTCGTCCACGGTGGAGCGCATCGAAGGCAGCCACACCTCACCCAACGTAGCTGTGGTTCAGTTCTCTGTTGGTGAGCACCGTGCACAG GTAAGCGTGGAGGTCTTGGTGGAGTATCCCTTCTTCGTCTTCGGCCAGGGGTGGTCTTCGTGCTGCCCGGACCGGACCACCCAGCTTCTGGAGCTGCCTTGCACCAAGCTTTCTGTGGGCGACGTTTGTATTTCACTTACCCTCAAGAACCTGAGGAACGGATCTCTGAAGAAGACTCAGCCCCTCGAGCTGGCCACCCCGGCCTGTGTCCCAGCCTCAAGCCACGGGCACCTCAAACCCCCCAGAGCTGTTTATGACACTCCGCAGATCTTTAGGCACAACGAGCGGGAGAATGGCATCAGCCAGCGGGGAAGTGGGAATGGGAGCGGAGGAGGGGGCCCTAATGTGGAAAACGGGGATGGAATGTTTGGGGAAAGATGCGCAGTTTCTAAAGGTCAGGCTGCCAGCATCCCAAAAACCGGCAGGAAGCGGAGGTGGTCTGCCCCTGAGGGTCGGAAAgtggagaaaacagaagaggagcCACCTTTGACCCTGCCCAAACCTTCCTTCATCCCTCACGAGGTGAAAATAAGCATCGAGGGAAGGTCGAATATTGGCAAGTGA